In Bacillus sp. NP247, one DNA window encodes the following:
- a CDS encoding ABC transporter permease yields MYKVIAKRLLNAIPLLFVISIISFLLIKLAPGDPVRNFVTPNMSPIDVERIRKSLGLDQPIYVQYFLWLKNILTGNFGYSLQNHRPVLELITERLPATIGLMGSSLLVSFVIAIPLGLFTGVKKNSFFDRTVNCISYVGISMPVFWFALLLIYLFSLKLNMLPSMGMRTVGQDSFWDIVQHGILPCMVLAFQNVSVYMRYIRSSTIQQLEEDYVQIQYAYGASQKTVLFNHVLRNVLIPIITIFGLSIPSLVGGAFITETVFSWPGLGSLGVNAIFRFDYPIIMAITLLSSFMLILGNLIADILYGVVDPRIRMRG; encoded by the coding sequence GTGTATAAAGTAATTGCAAAGAGGCTTTTAAATGCAATTCCGCTTTTATTTGTTATTTCTATTATTTCTTTTCTATTAATAAAACTAGCGCCGGGCGATCCCGTTCGAAACTTTGTAACGCCGAATATGAGCCCGATTGATGTCGAGCGTATTCGCAAAAGTTTAGGACTAGATCAACCGATTTACGTGCAATATTTTTTATGGTTAAAAAATATTTTAACAGGGAATTTTGGGTACTCACTTCAAAATCACCGCCCTGTTTTAGAACTTATCACAGAAAGATTACCCGCAACAATTGGATTAATGGGATCATCTTTACTTGTCTCATTTGTAATCGCAATACCGCTTGGACTATTTACAGGTGTGAAAAAGAATTCGTTCTTTGATCGCACCGTGAACTGCATTTCCTATGTGGGAATCTCAATGCCAGTCTTTTGGTTCGCGTTACTATTAATCTACTTATTCTCTTTAAAATTGAACATGCTTCCGAGTATGGGTATGCGCACAGTCGGTCAAGATTCCTTCTGGGATATTGTCCAGCACGGCATTTTACCTTGCATGGTGCTAGCGTTCCAAAACGTCTCTGTTTATATGAGATATATTCGTTCAAGCACAATCCAGCAATTAGAAGAAGATTACGTACAAATTCAATATGCGTACGGTGCTTCACAGAAAACAGTTTTATTTAATCACGTACTTCGAAACGTATTAATACCGATCATTACAATTTTCGGATTATCCATTCCAAGTTTAGTAGGCGGAGCGTTCATTACGGAAACAGTATTCTCATGGCCGGGACTTGGTTCACTCGGGGTAAATGCTATTTTTAGATTTGATTATCCAATTATTATGGCAATCACATTATTATCATCGTTCATGTTAATTCTCGGTAATTTAATTGCTGATATTTTATATGGCGTAGTAGATCCGCGCATTCGAATGAGGGGGTGA
- a CDS encoding ABC transporter permease, whose protein sequence is MNNRRFQTIKNSFTKNKFVVMGVIILSVLTIASLFAFISPYDPSKMSIPDRLQEPSLSHPFGTDDYGRDYLTRALYGGRVSLAVGFLAMVVSITIGTAVGTISGYFGGKLDNFLMRIVEVLMSIPSFFLMLLLNAYLKPGITTLVLIIGLLTWMDTARIVRAETLSVKEREYVLYAKVSGQKSLMIIVRHIIPNILSTIIIAATLTIATSILMESSLSFLGLGIREPDSSWGSMLNNAQGYIGEAWYLTLFPGFLILLTVLSFNVIGEALKKAFAPKGAHHEN, encoded by the coding sequence ATGAACAATAGGAGATTTCAAACGATAAAAAATAGTTTTACGAAAAATAAGTTTGTAGTAATGGGAGTTATTATACTTAGTGTTTTAACAATAGCGTCTCTTTTCGCATTCATATCACCGTACGATCCTAGCAAAATGTCTATTCCAGATCGTTTACAAGAACCGAGTTTAAGTCATCCGTTTGGCACGGATGATTACGGAAGGGATTATTTAACGAGAGCGTTATATGGCGGACGAGTTTCCCTTGCGGTTGGTTTTCTAGCGATGGTTGTTTCCATTACAATCGGGACCGCAGTAGGAACAATTAGCGGATATTTTGGCGGAAAGTTAGACAACTTCTTAATGCGAATTGTTGAAGTTCTTATGTCGATTCCATCATTCTTCTTAATGCTACTATTAAATGCTTACTTAAAACCAGGAATTACGACGTTAGTTCTTATTATCGGATTACTAACATGGATGGACACCGCCCGCATTGTAAGGGCAGAAACGTTATCTGTAAAAGAGCGTGAGTACGTTTTATACGCAAAAGTGTCGGGACAAAAGTCACTTATGATTATTGTAAGACATATCATTCCTAATATTTTATCGACGATTATAATCGCAGCGACATTAACGATTGCGACATCGATTTTAATGGAATCATCACTTAGCTTCTTAGGATTAGGTATTAGAGAACCAGATTCTTCTTGGGGCAGCATGCTAAATAATGCGCAAGGATACATAGGTGAAGCTTGGTATTTAACACTCTTCCCAGGGTTCCTTATTTTATTAACAGTACTAAGTTTTAACGTAATCGGTGAAGCGCTCAAGAAAGCTTTCGCGCCAAAAGGGGCTCATCATGAGAACTAA
- a CDS encoding ABC transporter ATP-binding protein, with product MSEKLLEVKNLKTSFFIEDGEVEAVRGVSFSLKKGEVVGIVGESGSGKSVMAKSVMALVTSPGKVKEGEILFQNENVLSKSEKELRSIRGNQISLISQDPMSALNPVVKIGKQMTEVIIRHQKVKKKEAQNIAVNLLKQVGLSSPEERVKQYPHELSGGMKQRVMIAMAMSCNPDLLIADEPTTALDVTIQAQILDLMKNLKNETNMSLLLITHDLGIVAQNCTRVIVMYGGLIMEEGHVLDIFQSPNHPYTKGLLNSLPKISNGVKERLAPIQGVTPNLLHPPKGCPFAERCPHKMDICEKERPPYFEIGNGRRSMCWLNDRAVGDSHA from the coding sequence GTGTCTGAAAAACTATTAGAAGTGAAAAACTTAAAGACTTCTTTTTTCATAGAAGACGGCGAAGTAGAAGCGGTTCGCGGCGTTTCATTTAGCTTGAAAAAGGGTGAAGTCGTTGGGATTGTTGGCGAATCGGGAAGCGGAAAGAGTGTTATGGCGAAATCTGTTATGGCTCTCGTTACGTCACCAGGGAAAGTGAAAGAAGGAGAGATTCTTTTTCAAAATGAAAACGTGCTTTCTAAATCGGAGAAAGAATTACGCTCTATTAGAGGAAATCAAATTTCACTTATATCCCAGGATCCAATGTCGGCATTAAACCCAGTTGTGAAAATTGGGAAGCAAATGACGGAAGTAATTATTCGGCATCAAAAAGTGAAAAAGAAAGAAGCACAAAATATCGCGGTCAACTTACTAAAACAAGTCGGTCTTTCTTCACCAGAAGAAAGGGTGAAACAATATCCGCATGAACTAAGCGGTGGTATGAAGCAGCGGGTTATGATCGCGATGGCAATGTCTTGTAATCCAGACTTGCTCATTGCGGATGAACCGACGACAGCGCTTGACGTAACGATACAAGCACAAATACTAGATTTAATGAAAAACTTAAAAAACGAAACGAATATGTCGTTGCTGCTCATTACGCATGATCTTGGAATTGTTGCACAAAACTGTACACGCGTTATCGTTATGTACGGCGGGCTTATTATGGAAGAAGGACATGTACTTGATATTTTCCAATCGCCGAATCATCCATATACGAAAGGGCTATTAAACTCTCTGCCAAAAATATCGAACGGCGTAAAAGAAAGACTAGCGCCAATTCAAGGTGTAACACCAAACCTACTACATCCGCCGAAAGGTTGCCCGTTCGCAGAGCGTTGCCCACATAAAATGGACATTTGTGAAAAAGAACGTCCGCCATATTTTGAAATTGGAAACGGAAGGCGTTCTATGTGCTGGCTAAATGATAGGGCGGTAGGTGATTCCCATGCATGA
- a CDS encoding ABC transporter ATP-binding protein, which translates to MHEENLIEVRNLKKYFPIKKGLFGRKTEQLKAVDDLSFTIKKGETFGLVGESGCGKSTTGRSIIRLHDVTSGNILFDGQDIANLKESELKEYRKRMQIIFQDPYASLNPAMNVFQIISEPMNIHGSYTAEERKEIILDLLKKVGLKEEHLYRYPHEFSGGQRQRISIARALSVKPDFILCDEPISALDVSVQAQVVNMLQDIQEETGVTYLFIAHDLSMVRHISDRIGVMYLGNIVEIADSEDLYTKPAHPYTQALLSSMPEPDPTNTGKERIILEGEVPSPLNSPSGCKFRTRCKFATEKCTQEVPKMVEIAKGHQVACHLF; encoded by the coding sequence ATGCATGAAGAAAACTTAATTGAAGTTCGGAACTTAAAAAAGTATTTTCCTATTAAAAAAGGACTGTTCGGCAGAAAAACAGAGCAATTAAAAGCAGTCGATGACTTAAGCTTCACAATTAAAAAGGGTGAAACATTCGGACTAGTAGGAGAATCAGGCTGCGGAAAATCAACGACAGGAAGAAGCATCATTCGTTTACACGACGTCACTTCAGGTAACATTCTATTCGACGGACAAGATATCGCAAATCTAAAAGAAAGTGAACTAAAAGAATATAGAAAAAGAATGCAAATCATTTTCCAAGACCCGTACGCATCATTAAACCCGGCAATGAACGTGTTCCAAATTATTAGCGAACCGATGAACATTCACGGATCTTACACAGCGGAAGAAAGAAAAGAAATCATTCTAGACCTTCTCAAAAAAGTAGGCCTAAAAGAAGAACACCTATATCGCTACCCGCACGAATTTAGCGGAGGCCAAAGACAGCGCATCAGCATCGCGCGCGCACTATCTGTAAAACCTGACTTCATCCTATGTGACGAACCAATCTCAGCACTAGATGTCTCAGTCCAAGCACAAGTCGTAAACATGCTGCAGGATATTCAAGAAGAAACAGGCGTCACATACTTATTCATCGCACATGACCTATCCATGGTAAGACACATATCAGACCGAATCGGAGTTATGTACTTAGGAAACATAGTAGAAATTGCCGACAGCGAAGACCTATACACAAAACCGGCACATCCATACACACAAGCACTACTCTCATCCATGCCAGAACCAGATCCAACAAACACAGGCAAAGAACGGATCATCTTAGAGGGAGAAGTACCAAGCCCGCTCAACTCACCATCCGGCTGCAAATTCAGAACGCGCTGCAAATTCGCCACTGAAAAATGCACGCAGGAAGTACCAAAAATGGTGGAGATTGCGAAGGGGCATCAGGTGGCTTGTCATTTATTTTAG
- a CDS encoding DUF4352 domain-containing protein: MLKKFTTCILGGALVFNLSGCGNTSDKTSSESKETNSKQEEKKVQTTDEAKPKENAKQKNTEQTKEKSKVKEKEYAVNKDFHTPKFDVTVKRVVERDKVGKESIGIQEPENGHVFIVVEVEGKNITNESMKLAVLPSVDLVDENDNAYQSDVLATSSYEVEKGETSTITKELKPGEVKRQNKVYVINKEKFDTGKWYVLVNHEYKEQIK, from the coding sequence ATGTTGAAAAAATTTACTACATGTATTTTAGGGGGCGCTTTAGTATTCAATTTATCTGGTTGCGGCAATACATCCGACAAAACTTCTTCAGAATCTAAAGAAACCAATTCTAAACAAGAAGAAAAGAAAGTTCAAACAACTGATGAGGCGAAACCGAAAGAGAATGCAAAGCAGAAAAATACAGAACAAACAAAAGAGAAATCAAAGGTAAAAGAAAAAGAGTATGCTGTAAACAAGGATTTTCATACACCTAAATTTGATGTAACTGTAAAAAGAGTTGTAGAAAGAGATAAGGTTGGTAAAGAAAGTATAGGAATCCAAGAACCTGAAAATGGACATGTCTTTATTGTTGTAGAAGTAGAAGGGAAAAACATCACAAACGAATCGATGAAATTAGCTGTTTTACCATCAGTGGATTTAGTGGATGAAAATGATAATGCTTACCAAAGTGATGTGTTGGCAACTAGTAGTTATGAGGTTGAAAAAGGTGAGACCTCTACTATTACTAAGGAATTAAAACCAGGGGAGGTAAAGAGACAAAATAAAGTTTACGTGATTAATAAAGAAAAATTTGATACAGGAAAATGGTATGTACTTGTTAACCATGAGTATAAGGAACAAATTAAATAG
- a CDS encoding ornithine cyclodeaminase, translated as MAVVDIIVANYLYEKAVECGIGSSFEGRPFGGLFCIKSCKARKSRIFND; from the coding sequence TTGGCTGTAGTAGATATTATCGTTGCGAATTATTTGTATGAGAAAGCGGTGGAGTGTGGGATAGGATCGAGTTTTGAGGGACGGCCTTTTGGTGGTCTTTTTTGCATAAAATCTTGTAAAGCAAGAAAAAGTAGAATATTTAATGATTAG
- a CDS encoding WXG100 family type VII secretion target — MAGQIRMSPEELKSKATRYGQGANQIEDILRQLQNLQNELRGEWEGRAFEGFDQQFNELKPKVQNFAQLLQEINMQLNKTAEAVASHDEELSRNFGLK; from the coding sequence ATGGCTGGACAAATTCGTATGTCACCAGAGGAGCTTAAATCAAAAGCGACTCGATATGGACAAGGTGCAAATCAAATTGAGGATATTTTACGTCAATTACAAAACTTACAAAATGAATTAAGAGGAGAATGGGAAGGTCGTGCTTTCGAAGGTTTTGATCAACAGTTCAATGAATTAAAGCCGAAAGTACAAAACTTCGCACAGCTATTACAAGAAATTAATATGCAGCTGAATAAAACTGCAGAGGCTGTTGCTTCTCATGATGAAGAATTATCACGTAATTTCGGTTTGAAATAA
- a CDS encoding TIGR04197 family type VII secretion effector, with the protein MGQFQSNFQTATQIATKMGSASDRIQSATTRSITKATRTTLSVNSKAQEANQQMLDFTKQFSTAFQQAVDNIHSVAQEFERMDNELHNTFR; encoded by the coding sequence ATGGGACAATTTCAAAGTAATTTTCAAACAGCAACGCAAATTGCCACGAAAATGGGATCAGCCTCTGATAGGATTCAAAGTGCAACAACTCGTTCTATAACAAAGGCGACGCGTACAACACTATCTGTTAATTCCAAAGCACAAGAAGCGAATCAACAAATGTTAGATTTTACGAAACAATTTTCTACTGCCTTTCAACAAGCGGTCGATAATATTCATTCAGTAGCCCAAGAGTTTGAGAGAATGGATAACGAACTTCACAATACTTTTCGCTAA
- a CDS encoding DUF3958 family protein has protein sequence MSQDIEKQINQVNQKLRSVFEEQDRNQSAIHIQEQAEADFYEWRGRSHRLFDRILGTWHDDREMSQFFMNTYQDAKHIERKVTFELENKKETLLKERRDLSDLENDLSYQQQQLAREVNA, from the coding sequence ATGAGTCAAGATATTGAAAAACAAATCAATCAAGTAAATCAAAAGTTAAGAAGTGTATTTGAAGAACAAGACCGAAATCAATCCGCGATTCACATTCAGGAGCAAGCGGAAGCAGATTTTTATGAATGGAGAGGTCGAAGCCATCGTTTGTTTGATCGAATTTTAGGAACTTGGCATGATGATAGAGAAATGTCTCAGTTTTTTATGAATACATATCAAGATGCAAAACATATTGAAAGAAAAGTCACATTTGAATTGGAAAACAAAAAAGAAACGCTGCTTAAAGAAAGACGAGACCTTAGTGATTTAGAAAACGACCTTTCCTATCAACAACAACAATTAGCAAGGGAGGTCAATGCATGA
- a CDS encoding T7SS effector LXG polymorphic toxin, whose product MSLNMYLGEVQSQTQSMNAVCIATIQGMEQAIQSIDAFAVDTVLQGQTYSSAKSFFVQTFRPLAQGIIYLCEELIRQNNAFPSQFQSQVAQADVIEHEILEQIREIDRMKASMEAINQAMPIPGMDAMANLFTVMRKKLQEKLEHLYEFNYISSNNYDTALQLAASIATGLAEVQSGKGFSPASGTFSTQGLNMEWTTSIQAITEERARQAANSIEEGEMCGKLPEKSTGEKIWDGIIDGTGQAVSDTIDGIKALGDWETWENMGNAALHPIDTLSTMYNALSDSFINDVINGDAESRAKWGSYALTQVGLGLIGDKGLSKASKLGQVSKVTTLGAKAEQSISHFTNKLQIGDRFAYAGVGEFKDIPKTSFNSLQEARDTFMFADSGNLNTPRFQEYLSQVEEITKREIPENQRELLQEHLENNGYERLSKEEVAARREEFNSLREDLIKEWELRTGQKWPTYEEEILSRRGRVLRKVDRPYDAHHLVENAYGGEHEWWNMHPAKYPNEHQGGIHGKDKISREIFKNK is encoded by the coding sequence ATGAGTTTAAATATGTATTTAGGAGAAGTACAAAGCCAAACTCAAAGCATGAATGCTGTATGTATCGCTACCATTCAAGGTATGGAACAAGCGATTCAGTCGATTGACGCTTTTGCAGTTGATACTGTGTTACAAGGGCAAACATATAGCAGTGCAAAATCATTTTTTGTACAAACCTTTCGTCCTTTAGCACAAGGAATTATTTACTTATGTGAAGAGCTAATCCGTCAAAACAATGCCTTTCCAAGTCAATTTCAATCACAGGTAGCTCAGGCAGATGTAATTGAACACGAGATATTAGAACAAATTCGAGAAATTGACCGAATGAAAGCAAGTATGGAAGCTATCAATCAAGCTATGCCAATCCCGGGTATGGACGCTATGGCGAATCTTTTTACTGTCATGAGGAAAAAACTGCAAGAAAAATTAGAACATCTATATGAATTTAATTATATTTCTAGTAATAATTATGATACTGCACTCCAACTAGCCGCTAGCATTGCGACGGGTTTGGCGGAAGTTCAAAGTGGAAAAGGCTTTAGTCCTGCAAGTGGTACATTTAGTACGCAAGGGTTGAATATGGAGTGGACAACTTCTATTCAAGCGATTACAGAAGAGAGGGCACGACAAGCTGCCAATTCAATTGAAGAAGGTGAAATGTGTGGTAAGCTACCTGAAAAATCTACTGGTGAAAAAATTTGGGACGGTATTATAGATGGTACGGGACAAGCAGTTAGCGATACAATAGACGGAATAAAAGCTTTAGGAGATTGGGAGACGTGGGAAAACATGGGGAACGCTGCTTTGCACCCTATTGATACCCTTAGTACCATGTATAATGCATTGTCGGATTCATTTATTAATGATGTAATAAATGGTGACGCGGAAAGTCGGGCAAAGTGGGGAAGTTATGCTTTAACTCAAGTTGGGCTAGGTCTCATTGGTGATAAAGGATTAAGTAAAGCAAGTAAATTAGGTCAAGTGAGTAAAGTAACTACACTAGGGGCAAAAGCCGAACAGAGTATTTCACATTTTACAAATAAATTGCAAATAGGAGACCGCTTTGCATATGCTGGCGTTGGTGAGTTTAAAGATATTCCAAAAACTTCTTTTAATTCTTTACAAGAAGCCCGTGATACATTTATGTTTGCTGACTCTGGTAATTTAAATACACCTAGATTCCAAGAATACCTTAGCCAAGTAGAAGAAATTACAAAAAGAGAAATTCCAGAAAACCAAAGGGAATTACTGCAAGAACACTTAGAAAATAATGGTTATGAACGATTAAGTAAAGAAGAAGTAGCGGCAAGAAGAGAGGAGTTTAACAGCCTAAGAGAAGATTTAATTAAAGAATGGGAACTTAGGACTGGACAAAAATGGCCTACCTATGAAGAAGAAATTCTTTCAAGAAGAGGTAGAGTATTAAGAAAAGTTGATAGACCTTATGATGCACATCATCTGGTAGAAAATGCATATGGTGGAGAACACGAATGGTGGAATATGCACCCCGCTAAATATCCTAATGAACATCAAGGTGGAATACACGGGAAAGATAAAATTTCAAGAGAAATCTTTAAAAATAAATAA
- a CDS encoding SMI1/KNR4 family protein: MFNFLKKHIVADESVKSNQTPIFYPLPKEEIAEAEDLLKMQFSKELKRFYEEIGYGFLKTNKTLINRFMDPFSVADFRLRQDIYEYNPNLDDVDDEESLVFFEVSEISFLTIKFKQENELGQCPIYYGSTKIADSLEEFLIKMEENPDYYI, encoded by the coding sequence ATGTTTAATTTTTTGAAAAAACATATTGTAGCAGACGAGAGTGTTAAATCTAATCAAACACCTATTTTTTATCCTTTACCAAAAGAAGAGATAGCAGAAGCAGAAGATTTGTTGAAAATGCAGTTCTCAAAAGAACTAAAACGTTTCTATGAGGAAATTGGCTATGGATTTTTAAAGACTAATAAGACTCTTATTAACAGATTCATGGACCCATTTTCTGTTGCAGATTTTCGTTTAAGACAAGATATTTATGAATACAATCCTAATTTGGACGATGTCGATGATGAAGAATCACTAGTATTTTTTGAAGTATCAGAGATTAGCTTTTTAACAATTAAATTTAAGCAGGAAAATGAATTAGGTCAATGTCCTATATATTATGGTTCAACGAAAATAGCAGATTCTTTAGAAGAATTTTTAATAAAAATGGAAGAAAATCCTGACTATTATATTTAA
- a CDS encoding helix-turn-helix domain-containing protein, producing MGLFKRTNLDKTELLLLYIMKELEADKAPVKLSYNQLQDYLRANRNTTTKAINGLKEQGLLSVTVGHGKASNTYYLTLETVYKYKS from the coding sequence TTGGGGTTATTCAAACGCACTAACTTAGATAAAACAGAACTATTGTTACTATATATTATGAAAGAATTAGAAGCGGATAAAGCACCAGTGAAGTTATCATATAACCAATTACAAGACTATTTACGTGCGAACCGTAATACAACAACAAAAGCAATAAACGGACTGAAAGAACAAGGGCTACTATCTGTTACGGTAGGACATGGGAAAGCTTCTAACACTTACTACCTTACATTAGAAACAGTGTATAAGTATAAATCATGA